The segment CAAGGTCTTACGGGCCTGCCGCCGATTCCCGGCGTTAAATGAATCGAGTGTTCGAGACCTTCCACTCGTAAAACAAAACTAAAGGAGAAACAGAATATGAAAGAATCAAACAAGAAATCCGTGTACCTGCTCACCCAGGGCGCAGCCATCGCAGCGATCTACATTGTGCTGACCCTCATCTTTGCGCCAATCAGCTTTGGCCCGGTTCAGTTCCGGATCTCCGAGGCGCTCTGCGTCCTTCCGTTTTTCACACCGGCCGCGATTCCCGGTCTGTTTATCGGCTGCCTGCTGTCCAATCTTCTGGCAGGAGCCATGACCATGGATGTGATCTTCGGAAGCCTGGCAACACTGATCGGAGCTGTGGGCTCCTATGCCCTCAGAAGAAACAGATTCCTGGTTCTTCTGCCTCCGATTATCTCCAACGCTGTGATCGTTCCGTGGGTTCTGCGCTACGCCTACGGCAGTACAGATCTGATCCCGGTAGCCATGGTGACTGTTGGAATCGGGGAGATTCTGGCAGTGGGAGTGCTGGGAAGCATCCTGATCCGCGGACTGGAGCGATACAGGCATACGATTTTCGGAGGCGTGAGAACTGCCTGATAGATAAGGCGCGGATAGCCATAGAAGAACGATAAAGGGAAGAGCTGTGAATGTTTCCAAATCTCACAGCTCTTCCCTTTTTCTGTGAGGTTCTGCCCGACAAGCACTCCTTTCCACTGTCAGCCCTGGGGCAACCCGCCAATATGGCTCAAATCTGTTGACATTTCCCTTTAAAAGAAGTTAAATTAAAGAAACATCCTGCATATGCTTATCTGGCGCAGTCTGCCGGACGGGAAGGCAGGGGAAGGCAGGCGGCTTTTAGAGACGCCTGATTCCATGGAAAGGAAAAATCAGGTAAAAGGTGGAAAGAAACATGTATCAGATTGATTTTAATAAACCGCAGCACATTTATTTTATGGGAATCGGAGGCATCAGCATGAGCGGCCTGGCGGAGATTCTGATGGATGAGGGATTTACCGTCACAGGCTCTGACTCCAAAGAGAGCGAGCTCACGGAGCATCTGAGAAGCAGAGGGGCCGTGATCTATATCGGACAGCGGGCAGAAAACATCAGACAGGCAGAGCAGACAGGAAAGAAGATTGACGCCGTGGTGTACACGGCAGCTATCCATCCCGACAATCCGGAGTTTGCGGCTGCGAGGGAGGCGGGGCTTCCCATGCTTTCCAGAGCCGTCCTTCTGGGGGAGATGATGCGAAATTACAGGGAGGCTATCGCCGTGTCGGGAACTCACGGAAAGACCACCACAACCTCCATGCTCTCGGAGATCTTTCTGGTTGCCGAGGCAGACCCTACCATATCTGTGGGAGGGATCCTTCCGTCCATAGGAGGAAACATCCGCGTCGGCGGACCGGAATTTTTCATCACAGAGGCCTGTGAATATACAAACAGCTTTCTGGAATTTTTCCCGACTATTGAGGTGATCCTGAATATCGAGGAGGATCACATGGATTTCTTCAAGGATCTGGCAGATATCCGCAGCTCCTTCACACGCTTTGCAAAGAAAACTCCAAAGCAGGGAGCCGTTGTCATAAACGGGGAGATTGAAGACTGGCAGGAGATTGTGAAAAACACAGAGGGCAGGGTGATTACCTTCGGAACAGACAGAGGGTTTGACTACAGCGCAGGGGAGATTTCCTACGACTCCCTTGCCAGGCCGACCTTTGACTTCTATATAAGAGGGGAAAAGCGGGATACCCTGAGCCTTGGAGTCAGCGGCGAGCACAATGTATACAATGCCCTCGCAGCCGCAGCCGCAGCCCTTGAGGCGGGGCTCTCCCTGGAAGCGGTGAAGCGGGGACTTCTGAGCTTTACGGGAACCAAGCGCCGCTTCGAGAAAAAGGGAGTCCTGAATGGGGTGACGATCATAGACGACTACGCCCACCATCCCCAGGAGATTCGGGCGAGCCTTAAGACAGCTCAGAATTATCCCCACAACCGGATCTGGTGCGTGTTCCAGCCTCACACCTATACGAGGACAAAAGCATTTCTCGACGAGTTTGCAGAGGCGCTTTCCATGGCAGACTGTATCGTTCTGGCCGATATCTATGCGGCTCGGGAAACGGATACACTGGGCATCAGCTCCCGCGACATAGCAGAAAAAATTGAGAGGCTGGGTAAAAAAGTCTGGTATTTTCATACCTTTGAGGAAATTGAAGAATTTCTCAAAAAAAGCTGTATACACGGCGATTTGTTGATAACTATGGGGGCCGGAGACATTGTAAATGTGGGAGAAGCGCTGCTTGCAGAGTAGTTATCCACATTATCCACAAAGTTTTCAACATTTTATGTAAAGGAGCACTGTGGATTGTTTGATTTACATAATAAAAGTTTCTATTGTATGAAAAACATTGAAAATTCAATAGTTTCGACAGGAACAGACAGGATCAGCGCAGAAGAAAAATAAATTTGTCCACATTATCCACAATATCCACATGATATTCTGGGGATAAGTGGAAGTGTTTCCTTTTGACAGAACCTGTGTTATGATGATTCCAGTGGATAAGTCCCCGAAGCCGTCAGCCTGCAGATGGGCTGGCGGTTCCGGAGGCGAAAGACAGGAAAAACGGCAGACAGAAAGGTGAAGCAGATGGGACAGTTCATACAGAACCGTCTGGCCCATGAGGTGACGGTCATCCCCAATGAATTTATAGACAGATACATGGCAGAGGCTAACGGCGAGTATGTGAAGGTATACCTCTATATTCTCAGACACGGAGGCAGTGCAGACGATGTCTCCGAGATTGCGGATGCCCTGAATCACACGGAGGCAGACGTGCGCCGCGCCCTCGTCTACTGGGAGAGGGTGGGAGTCCTTGCGCTTACAGACAGGCCGGCGCCCGCCCGCCCGTCTGTTTCCGCCCGGCAGTCCCCGGCTCCTTTAGGCGGGTTCTCCCTTTCCTCTGGACAGGGCGTCTCTGCTTCCGGTCAGACAAAGCCTTGCCAGGGAGCCGGCTCCATGGAGGGAGGCAGCCCCGGAACGGGAGATATTCTCTGCAGGCTGTCAGGGGATGAGGAATTCTCCCAGCTTCTGTATATCGCCCAGAAGTACCTGAACAGGACTTTTACCCCCACAGACTGCGATGTGCTGGCCAACCTCTACGGGAACCTCCATATGCCCACGGAGCTTCTGGAGTATCTGATAGAGTCCTGCGCCCAGAATGGACATACCAGCATCCGCTACATAGAGAAGGTGGGACTGAGCTGGCATGAGAGGGGCTTTAAGACGGCGGAGGAGGCCAAATCCCAGTCCATGGGCTATAAGAAGGATATTTTTGCCGTGATGAAGGCCTTCGGCCTGTCTGGGCGAAACCCGGCCAACGGCGAGATTGATCTGATGGACAAGTGGTTTGGAACCTACGGCTTTACCAGGGAGATTGTGGTGGAAGCCTGCAACCGGACGATGGCGGCCATTCATAAGCCCAGCTTCCAGTATACGGACAGCATTCTGACTGAGTGGAACCGGGCAGGAGTGCGCACCATGAGAGATGTGGAGGAAGTGACGCGGATGAGAAAGGAGGAGGCGAGAAGGGCCAGAGAGTCAGGCCAGTCCGCTTCCCTGCAGGCAGGAGCCAGGGGAGCGGCAGCTTCCGCAAGACAGACAGGGACGTCCGGCTCCAGACGCCAGGGCGCCAGAAAGAGCTCCAACCGCTTCCACAACCTGGAGGAGCACGGCTATGATTATGATGAAATGATCTGGAATATGATCAATACAGGAGCCTCAGACAGCCCCGGGGAGCCTCAGAGCGTCCGACAGGAGGCCCGGGGCGGAGAGAATCCCGGGGCGTCCCGGGGATTCCCGGACAAATAGAAATACTCTGCAGCAAGGGCAGCTCAGAGAACGATTGACAGAATACAGGAGGAAACCATGGCACTGAGCAATTCCCAGTACGATTCCATCATGCGTATTTACAACCAGGCACAGCTTCGACAGAAGAGGGAGCTGGATAAGCGCCGGGAGGAGGTTTATGAAAAAATTCCTGCCGTAAAAGAGATCAATGAGGAGATCACCGCCTCTGCCGTCAAGAGTGCGAGACAGCTTCTGGCAGGAGATGACAGGTCGGCTAAGGGGCTTAAAAGGCGTATTGCAGATCTGTGCGAGGAGAGAGAGGTTCTGCTGTCCGCCTACGGCTATCCTGCCGATTACCTGGAGCTTCACTATGACTGCCCGGACTGCCGTGACACAGGCTACAGGGACGGGAAAAAATGCCACTGTTTCAAGAAGCGGGAGATCAGCCTTCTGTACGATCAGTCCAATATCAGGGAAATCCTGAGCAGAGAGAATTTCGACACCTTTTCCTACGAATACTTTGACGACACCAAGGTGGACGAGCGCAGCAACAAGACAGCCAGGGAGTACATGCGCCAGGTGGTGGCCCTGTGCCGTTCCTATGTGGAGCACTTTGGAGAGCACAAGGACAACCTTCTGTTTACGGGAAAGACAGGGCTTGGAAAAACCTTTCTCAGCAACTGCATTGCGAAGGAGCTTCTCGATCAGAGCTATTCCGTCGTCTATCTGCCGGCTGTGGAAATGTATGAGATCTTTTCAAAGGAAAGGTTTGACTACGATTCCACAGAGGAGGACAGAGATCGCTCCCGCTATCTGCTGGACTGCGATCTCCTGATCATCGACGATCTGGGAACGGAGCTGGTAAACACCTTCACCACCTCCCAGCTCTTCTACTGCATCAATGAGCGGCTGAACCGCAGAAAGGGAACCATCATTTCCACCAATCTTCCGGTCAATGAGATGCGCGATGAGTTCACAGATCGGGTCATGTCGAGGATTGTGAGCCAGTACACGGTGATCCCTCTTTACGGGGAGGATATACGAATCAGAAAAAAGCTCATGCAGGCCAGAAGACAGTAGGGGTCGTGGGAGCCAGGATAAGCTGAAAGAGAAGAACTGGTGGCTTCGCGATTTTGATGCACTCCAGGGTTGACTTGATACGCGTAATAATGATATAAAGAATAAGGATTTACGTTCTTTTTACATTTATTTCATAATCTTATTGACTGTCAGACAGCAGCTGCGGCCCTGCCGCAGAGAGTGATGACAGGTTTGGAGGAAAAACATGCTGTACGAAGAGAAAATCATTGAAACGATCCCCGTAGGGCCTCTGGGGTTAATTCCGCTTAAGAGCTGCAGGACCCTGGGCGAGAAGGTTGACCGGTATCTGGTTGACTGGAGAAGAGAGAGGGAGAGCGAGCATAAGACCACAATCGCATTCGCCGGCTACCAGAAGGATTCCTACATGATCGACGCAGGCACGCCGCGCTTTGGCTCCGGCGAGGGCAAGGGAACCTTGAATGAATCTGTCCGCGGAGATGATCTCTATCTGATGGTGGATGTGTGCAATCACAGCCTTACCTATTCCCTGAGCGGAAAGGTGAATCACATGTCGCCGGACGACCATTTCCAGGACTTAAAGCGCGTGATCGCCGCTGTGGGCGGAAAGGCCAGAAGAATCAACGTCATTATGCCGTTCCTCTATGAGAGCCGCCAGCACAAGCGCACCGGCCGAGAATCCTTAGACTGTGCCCTGGCCCTTCAGGAGCTGGTGAAAATGGGAGTGGAGAATATTATCACCTTCGATGCCCACGATCCGAGGGTTCAGAATGCGATCCCCTTAAAGGGATTTGAAACCGTACAGCCGATTTACCAGTTTATCAAGTACCTCTTAAAGAATGAGAAGGAGCTTGAGATTGACAACGAGCATATGATGGTCATCAGCCCCGACGAGGGCGGAATGCGCCGTGCCGTCTATTTCGCAAACGTCCTGGGACTGGATATGGGCATGTTCTACAAGCGCCGCGACTACACCAAGATCGTGAACGGAAGAAACCCGATTGTCGCCCACGAGTTCCTGGGAAGCAGCGTGGAGGGCAAGGATGTGATCATTGTGGATGACATGATCTCCTCCGGCGAGAGTATGCTGGATGTGGCCAAGGAGTTAAAGAGAAGGAAGGCGAGAAAGGTATTTGTGTGCGCTACCTTCGGACTTTTCACAAACGGCCTTCAGAAATTTGACGAATACTATGAGAATGGCCTGATTGACCGTGTGCTGACCACAAACCTGGTTTATCAGTCAGCAGATCTGCTGTCCAGGCCCTACTACATCGATGTGGATATGAGCAAATATATTGCGCTGATCATCGACAACCTGAACCACGATGCCTCCTTAAGCGAGCTTTTAAACCCCACAGGGAGGATCAACCGGCTGATCAGCAAATACAAGGCAGGCATCAGAGAATAGCCGGGTGATGCGCGGGAGCTGAGCCAGGGGATTCTCCGGGCCGGACTGTTTAAAACACCCATAACAGCATCAGCAGAGAACAGAAACGATCAGAATAGAACAGAAAAAATCAGAAACGATCAGAAAAGATCAGACAGAGAACGGGAAGGAGGCTGCCGCTTTTGAAGGGCTGCCTCCTTTTTGCAGCTGCCGCACAGGAAAGACCGCCTGATTTCCCGTGCAGGAAAACTCGTCAGGCAGGAGAATATGGAAGGGGGAAGCCTATATGGAAAACAACATGATGAAAGCACTTGTATTTAAAGGACCGGGCAAGCTGTGCCTTACGAGACGGCCGATACCGACGATTCAAGAGCCCGGGGATGCGATTGTGAAGGTGACGCGCTCCACCATCTGCACCAGCGATCTCCATATCCGAAACGGAGCAGTCCCGAGAGCCAGGGAAGGGGTGATCCTGGGACATGAGTTTGCCGGAGAGATTGTAGAAACAGGAACAGGAGTGAAGGGGCTGAAAACAGGAGACAGGGTTGCAGCCAACTGCGAAACCATCTGCGGGGAGTGCTGGTACTGCCGGCGCGGATATGTCAACAACTGCCTCCATGGGGGCTGGCTTCTGGGCTGCACCATAGACGGGTGCCAGGCAGAATACGTCCGGGTTCCCCTGGCCGACACGAGTCTTTACCGGATTCCCGATGGGCTGACTGAGGAGCAGGCGCTCTTTACGGGGGATATCCTGTCCAGCGGCTACTGGGGGGCAGAGCTGTGCGAGATTAAGCCGGGGGATACGACGGCAGTGATCGGCGCAGGCCCTGTGGGAATGTGCGCCGCCCAGTCCGCCCGGCTGATGGGGGCCGGCCAGGTGATTCTCATTGATCCCAATACATACAGGCTCCGTGTGGCCAGGGAAAATGAGCTGGCCCACGTGTATCTGGAGGAGACGGGAAGAGCTGCAGCGGAGGCTGTGAAACGTCTGACAGAGGGGAGAGGAGCCGACTCTGTCATTGAGGCGGCCGGAAATGAACAGTCCTTTGAACTGGCCTGGCAGCTGGCCCGCCCCAACGCCATCGTGGCTCTGGTGGCAATGTACGAGACCGATCCGGTACTGCCGCTGACCCGGATGTATGGAAAGAATCTGATCTTTAAGACAGGGGGAGTGGACGCCTGCCGCTGTCCGCGGCTTCTGGAGCTTTTAAAGGAAGGTAAGCTGAAAACAGACTTTCTCATTACTCATAGAGGAAGGTTGGACGATATCTTAGAAGGGTATGAGATATTTGAGGAAAAACAGGACGGCTGCATCAAGTGGGTGGTGACGGGGGAATGACAACTGCTCCTTAAGAGTCAAAGATTCAGATCTTAGCATAATTTTAATACAAAGGTCTGCCAGTGTTCATAGAAAATTCATAAATACGTACTAAAATCTGGAGGAAAAAGGGGTATTTTTAGACAAAATATATAAAAGGGGTGTGTGAAGATGGGGGAATACCAATACCTGTGTGATATAGCAGCCATTCTGCTCAGCACAAAACTGTTAGGACTTGCGACAAGAAAATTTCAGATGCCGCAGGTAGTGGGAGCCCTGCTGGCAGGGCTCATTCTCGGGCCGGCCATGCTCGGTCTGGTTCAGGAAACGGATTTCGTGAAAAAGACAGCGGAGATAGGAGTCATTGTCCTTATGTTCTGCGCCGGTATGGAAACGGATCTGGATGAGCTAAAAAAAAGCGGGCGTGCGTCGTTTATTATTGCCCTGATCGGAGTGATTGTGCCTCTGTTAGGCGGATATGCCGTCGCCATGCTTTTTAACCGTCCCGGTATGATTGAATCGGATGCGGGCGGAAGCCTTTTTTTACAGAATATGTTTATCGGAGTCATACTGACGGCGACCTCTGTGAGCATTACCGTGGAAACTCTGAAGGAGCTGGGAAAGCTCAAAACCCGCTCGGGAAATGCCATTCTGGGAGCTGCG is part of the Clostridium sp. M62/1 genome and harbors:
- a CDS encoding QueT transporter family protein, translated to MKESNKKSVYLLTQGAAIAAIYIVLTLIFAPISFGPVQFRISEALCVLPFFTPAAIPGLFIGCLLSNLLAGAMTMDVIFGSLATLIGAVGSYALRRNRFLVLLPPIISNAVIVPWVLRYAYGSTDLIPVAMVTVGIGEILAVGVLGSILIRGLERYRHTIFGGVRTA
- the murC gene encoding UDP-N-acetylmuramate--L-alanine ligase, producing MYQIDFNKPQHIYFMGIGGISMSGLAEILMDEGFTVTGSDSKESELTEHLRSRGAVIYIGQRAENIRQAEQTGKKIDAVVYTAAIHPDNPEFAAAREAGLPMLSRAVLLGEMMRNYREAIAVSGTHGKTTTTSMLSEIFLVAEADPTISVGGILPSIGGNIRVGGPEFFITEACEYTNSFLEFFPTIEVILNIEEDHMDFFKDLADIRSSFTRFAKKTPKQGAVVINGEIEDWQEIVKNTEGRVITFGTDRGFDYSAGEISYDSLARPTFDFYIRGEKRDTLSLGVSGEHNVYNALAAAAAALEAGLSLEAVKRGLLSFTGTKRRFEKKGVLNGVTIIDDYAHHPQEIRASLKTAQNYPHNRIWCVFQPHTYTRTKAFLDEFAEALSMADCIVLADIYAARETDTLGISSRDIAEKIERLGKKVWYFHTFEEIEEFLKKSCIHGDLLITMGAGDIVNVGEALLAE
- a CDS encoding DnaD domain protein; amino-acid sequence: MGQFIQNRLAHEVTVIPNEFIDRYMAEANGEYVKVYLYILRHGGSADDVSEIADALNHTEADVRRALVYWERVGVLALTDRPAPARPSVSARQSPAPLGGFSLSSGQGVSASGQTKPCQGAGSMEGGSPGTGDILCRLSGDEEFSQLLYIAQKYLNRTFTPTDCDVLANLYGNLHMPTELLEYLIESCAQNGHTSIRYIEKVGLSWHERGFKTAEEAKSQSMGYKKDIFAVMKAFGLSGRNPANGEIDLMDKWFGTYGFTREIVVEACNRTMAAIHKPSFQYTDSILTEWNRAGVRTMRDVEEVTRMRKEEARRARESGQSASLQAGARGAAASARQTGTSGSRRQGARKSSNRFHNLEEHGYDYDEMIWNMINTGASDSPGEPQSVRQEARGGENPGASRGFPDK
- a CDS encoding ATP-binding protein, producing the protein MALSNSQYDSIMRIYNQAQLRQKRELDKRREEVYEKIPAVKEINEEITASAVKSARQLLAGDDRSAKGLKRRIADLCEEREVLLSAYGYPADYLELHYDCPDCRDTGYRDGKKCHCFKKREISLLYDQSNIREILSRENFDTFSYEYFDDTKVDERSNKTAREYMRQVVALCRSYVEHFGEHKDNLLFTGKTGLGKTFLSNCIAKELLDQSYSVVYLPAVEMYEIFSKERFDYDSTEEDRDRSRYLLDCDLLIIDDLGTELVNTFTTSQLFYCINERLNRRKGTIISTNLPVNEMRDEFTDRVMSRIVSQYTVIPLYGEDIRIRKKLMQARRQ
- a CDS encoding ribose-phosphate pyrophosphokinase, with the translated sequence MLYEEKIIETIPVGPLGLIPLKSCRTLGEKVDRYLVDWRRERESEHKTTIAFAGYQKDSYMIDAGTPRFGSGEGKGTLNESVRGDDLYLMVDVCNHSLTYSLSGKVNHMSPDDHFQDLKRVIAAVGGKARRINVIMPFLYESRQHKRTGRESLDCALALQELVKMGVENIITFDAHDPRVQNAIPLKGFETVQPIYQFIKYLLKNEKELEIDNEHMMVISPDEGGMRRAVYFANVLGLDMGMFYKRRDYTKIVNGRNPIVAHEFLGSSVEGKDVIIVDDMISSGESMLDVAKELKRRKARKVFVCATFGLFTNGLQKFDEYYENGLIDRVLTTNLVYQSADLLSRPYYIDVDMSKYIALIIDNLNHDASLSELLNPTGRINRLISKYKAGIRE
- a CDS encoding alcohol dehydrogenase, with the translated sequence MENNMMKALVFKGPGKLCLTRRPIPTIQEPGDAIVKVTRSTICTSDLHIRNGAVPRAREGVILGHEFAGEIVETGTGVKGLKTGDRVAANCETICGECWYCRRGYVNNCLHGGWLLGCTIDGCQAEYVRVPLADTSLYRIPDGLTEEQALFTGDILSSGYWGAELCEIKPGDTTAVIGAGPVGMCAAQSARLMGAGQVILIDPNTYRLRVARENELAHVYLEETGRAAAEAVKRLTEGRGADSVIEAAGNEQSFELAWQLARPNAIVALVAMYETDPVLPLTRMYGKNLIFKTGGVDACRCPRLLELLKEGKLKTDFLITHRGRLDDILEGYEIFEEKQDGCIKWVVTGE